TGAGACATTCCGCGCGAGCGCGTGGTGTCACGGACGTGGGAGAGAAGGAGCAAAAGGAAAAAGTGAAACGGCCTTGAGCGGAAAAATCGGTCGCTCGTGAAGAAGTGACACAACAGGAACGACGACGAGTGCTCTGACAACCGGAACATGTCCTCCTGGTCTAGAcgaaatcgcaaaaaaaaaaggaaaaaagaaagcaagaatgtCGAATCGCGTAAGGCAAAGCATAGTGGCATAAAAACGACGCAAACAAAACGTCAATGGCGCCTTCGCAAAAAGAGACGAAGGATGGAACGAAGAGACCAGCCTGCTGTTTTCACATATTTTTGTATCGATACAGAAAAGACAATGTAGGCGAGGAGAGTAGACAAAGGGGCTGAACCTTGGTGCGTGGGAAAAGCGGGCGGCATTCCAAATGCTTGCACAGAGCGCAGCTCACACGTATGTACGTACGCACACGTTAGCGGGTGAATGCATTGTTGCGAGCAAAACAACCTGGAGTGCGCGATCCATCACGGTGCAAACCGCTGCTACTTGTGTCGTACTGCATATACTGTATATGTACAGGCCTGCATGCGCGTGCACAATTTTCAGACGAGATCGGTGCGAAGGTGTGCGTGGGATGGCGTAGTCTCGGGAAGTCTCGCTGGCGCGTGAAACGTCGGGGGAGGGACTGCTCGAAGAGGAACGCCGCCCCGCCTCGACCATGGTTCGTGGACCTGTCGCAGCAGTAGTCATCGCTGTGGTTGTGCTCGGTAGTGCGGCTCCAGGTGAGAGGAAAAGAAGGAGTTGATCGAGTTCTAGTACTCGTGAAATATGTGTACTATAGAACTGAACAGTAACCGTAATGCAGCCCCACAGTCACCTTCCATTGTTTGTATATATGTGCGATTGCATATTGTGTGTCAtaggcttttgtatatttttattCTGTGATGAAGCTCGCTTTTGACTGTCGTATCTATGTGCGTGATTTATTTCACACGTATATCTTCGTCATCTGTTGACCTGCTCATCTCGAACGGCACTGCGGCCTCGTGTATGTGTTTAGAACGATGCATATGCGTATATGTACACGGATTCAGTTTATGGTGCCCCAACTTGTCCTCGCCTTTTATCTCAGCGTGCTTGTGTTGTTTATAAATGTGCGCTATAGAAGTTTTCAACCCTTTGACATTGTTTATTCCCATGttgcaaaatttttatttttatgcttGCTACTATCCGAAAGCAAACGGGGACAGCCgacattctagttgacattaagagaaaaaaaaaggagataggaaggccatgtaatgcgtagggcagataaccggtggactttTAGAGTTACAGTGtgagtgccaagggaaggaaagcgcattcgaagacgacagaaaattaggtggggtgatgaaattaggaaatgtgcAGGCGCAAGGTTGCAATCAGCTAGTGCAAAACAGGGGTGATCGAAAGATcgctgggagagaccttcgtcttgcagtggacgaTACGCTGATGATGCAAGATGAAGAGAATGCTTTGCAAGAAGGAGTAGTTGCCACAGTGATAGTGACTGcccctttttgttttattttcattgCAATCAAACAAATGAAAGAAGAGTTGAGTTCTGCGAGATCGCGCGATTGTCTTTTTGGAGCGAAACTTCCTTCGCCATCTCCAGGGTTAGGCGTTCGTCGCCGAATCCTCGCCGAATATGTGCTTGAATATTGACTTGCCGAGTAGGCAACCTAAGCCGCTGGGTATGCTCCAGAATAGATAACTTGCTGCTGTCTGGCCTAATAGGCAACTTGGGATCACTGAGCGATTGTGCCCCAAGATACGGCTTCGACACTGGGTATACGAGCAACTGGGTACGCGTCCACTATTGGCCACTACCCCAGAATTGACGCGCCACCATGACACAAGTGTTATGAAGCTTTAAATGTATTTGTATACGCGTCGTACCTGTCTGTGCCATCTAATTCTCATCAGCGCTCTTCCCTCGACTAACATCATACATCGTCTTCGTCATCGCGACGCAGATAGCTAGCAGCTGCAGGCTACCAGTCAATGCAATATATCACCGGTCACGACCTAAGAACTGAAAGGTATACTAAAAcactatttgcgctatttgcatAGATGCACCAGCCAATTGGGTTCGTCTCTCTACCTAACGTCAAGCGGCTTCGCGTGTTTGAAACAACCGTTTTCTCCGTAGAGATCGGTCTTTGTGTCACTGGTTTCAGGGTGAAAGCTGAACGTCTAGGCAAATTTTTTGGAGGGATCCTGACATCATTTCTCAACCAAATATAACATTTTAGCTTGAAGCAACTAGCTGTTATTTCTCTATTAGGCTAGCGTTTGTATTAGCAGAGCAATCTCATTAATTTTTTTGCGCTCAGATGTCGTGCGTACTTGTCtcactcaagtcctgtcccttcgtcactctGAGCAACAGTCCAACTATAGCCCGCTGCGGAATTTTCCCGGAAGTCATTAAGCTGTGAGCGGACTCCAGCTCTGTTTCTGAGCTGAAGGCCAGGTGCACTGAGTTTTTGTGGGTGGAGCTCGTTTTTGGCTGTCACCGACTATATCGTCATCCGCTACTGCTGCTATCTCCGTACGAGTGATTGGCATGTTTCTCGTAACACTGGCACAAATCCACAGGGCTCGCCGGCTCGTGGTGGCATCCGTGGGTGCCGATGCATCGAATCCGCGTGATGTTGGCCTGCTCGGGCATCCGGTTCGTGTCCCGGTTCCAATGGGGTGCCCGGCATCCCAAAACCCAGAATCGGCTCAAGGTCCAGCCGGTGCCCCGCTTCTTCGTGCACCACACCGAGGGTCCGGAATGCTTCAACTACTGGAGCTGCTCGGAGCGGATGCGCCACTGGCAAAACTTTCACATGGACACGAGAGGTACGCACGGCTGAGGTACCTGGGTTAAGAGAAGGCTTCAGCTTGTAAACGATCTTGAATGATATATATTGGGATAGAGTGGTGCCTCACTGAATGAACCGAATCCGTTTCGTGGGCAGGCTTGTTCGGCGATGCATTCCTTCTGCGTGGCGTGTTCTCCCGTTGTTTCGTATGGGCAGCCTATTCATTCGTTCGCGGACATTGGTTACCAATTTTAGAAACGGACATCGCAGTTCTCTAAACTATCTTTGTTAGAGTATCCGAAGTTGACAAAACTGATAGTCATCATCATCTTatatttatgtgcactgcaggacgaatgtcACTCCCTGTTATCTCCAGTTATCCCGGTCTCGCGCTACCTGATTCCAACCTTGCACCTACACAcctcctaatttcatcactccatctagtcttctgccgtcctcgactgcgcttcccttcccttggcacccattctgcaactctaacaGTCCACCAGCTATGTACGCATACGCATTACATGGACTGCATCtgatccattttttttcttaatgtcaactagaaaatCGGCTATCACCGTTAGCTTTACCATCCACACCGCTTTGttcctgtctgttaacgttacgcctaacatttttcgttccatcaatcattgcgcggtccttcacttgttcttaagcttctttgttaacctccaagtttctgccccatatgttagcaccggtagaatgcatttattgtacacctttctttttaatgataacggtaagcttccagtcaggatctgacaatgtctgccgaatgcgctccaaccaatttttattcttctgtaaatttcgttctcatgatcagggtcccctgtgggtaatttacctagataaacatactcctgtacagattctagaggctgactggggaTCCTCAATTCTGGTTCCTTTGGcaagctattgaacattatctttgccTTGTGCACATTAACCCCactcaaccccactcttacacttcctCGGTTAAGCTCCTCAATTATTTTTTGTAATTTGTTTCCAGTGTTGCCGAACAggatcacgtcatcttcaaactgaaggttgctgagatgttcgccgttgatcctcattcCTAAGTCTTCCCACTCTATAGCTTCAATACTTCccctaagcatgcagtgaacagaTTGGAGAGATAGTACACTTATGTTAATTAAACTCTGGTTGCTTTTCGGTTTCGGTTAATTTTTCGGTTAATTTGATCCCGACTGAAGGTCCCGACCTTCcttgcatttctatgggcccaaactttggTTATTTTGATGCTAAAATTGGCCTCcaccggataattcgaacttgaccagtcagcatgcatgcgGCTGGCGCTCTTATAGTGACCCCGATAGCGAGTCCTTTAGCCGCAGCGCCTGTGCCGCTGGaccttaggggacagtgaatgcgttagaACACGCGTCCCATCTCGTCGAGAACGGCTATTTCCGGCCCACCTTAGCAGGATTTTCACGCAATAACAGTAGCTCACAATGtttgattacggtatttacctgattctaacgcccgcatttcctttcatttttaaaagaaAAGTGGGCCGAGAATTGCCTGTGCGGTGCAATCGGACACGAAACCAAAACCAACTTCGCAACGGTCGtgtgctttaccgcataacaaaAGAGCCTTTCGGCGGAGCTAACCAAAATAACATGTGGCGAAGCTGCTTTCAGGAAACCAACTGCCATTGTGCAACACTGTTTCTTGCTAAAACATCGGGTGCGCGTTAGATTTCTAACAACGATACCTTGGTTTGAGTGAGCTGGTTCATCTTGCCAGTTTCCATAAAAATGCGCCAAAGAGCGCCGGCCTCTCATATGTGTTGCATTCGTCTTCTtctttagcgcgtttttatgAAAACTCTTTAGATTTCTCATTTCTTTAGGCGTTTTAATGTCATTTATATATTAATTTTCTCCTTTGGACACACAGAAAATGGGCGCGCGTTTGATTCGGGGGCATGTTGGAAAAGGGGCAAATAacgccaaatgaatcagcggtcTGTCCTGGCGTTTTTTCTGAATCTTGTGTAATTTGACCCACCGGATAATTCAATTAACTTCGTCCGTCTTGTCAGTGTCGAATGTACGGGAGTTTACAGCTGACGTGAGTTACAATACGGGCTTCTATTTTTGTTAAACTTATTAATTCTGGGCAATGTTTTAAGAAAATTTTGAGCCTCAAATCAAAATTCCACTTCCTGCAGTCACTAGAACTGAACTTTCTCTGCATCAATATTTGCGGAGGTTCTGCACGAGTCATCATCACACATTAATGGTATATATCAGAACCGTGTATACTGAATCAGTTTTGTCCGATTCAGATGTCTCAATGAATGCAACTTACCGACTGGTAATATCGTATTTCCTTATTGCCGACATTTATTTTTTAGTTAACATTAATCAACGTCCACAAGCTACATTACTTCACTTCCTACTTCCATACTGGAGCTGAGTGCTACGTTACGTGTGCGTCACGAGATCTGATTCCTTTTGTTTCCCTTGCTTGCCTTTTTGGGGCTCGGCAAATTTCTGAAAGGTTATTTCAGACAATTTATAATTCTGCCGTTTAGATATTGTCAAATGCCGCCCTGTTGTCGGTTTCAGCCCACCAGGGAGACTGTAGCCGCCACGTGAGCCAATCAAAGAAGGCAAGATGGCGAGTCTGCCATAATGGTGGAATTTGGCGGCGTACCAGATTGCGCCCCGTGTGAGAATTTTGCGTCCTAAGCGTCACACGGGCATCACCGAGCTGTTCACGTTGCTGTAGGCATGACTCGATCGTGACGTAGTAGGCTACTTGGTCGTCGAGAATTATAACTTCCTCTCTATTTTCGAAAAGACTGGCTGCTGGAGAACAAAGGCGCGCGGCGAGCTTGAGCTCCAACTatcggacgtttttttttttttttttcgttgcctgcATATGGGTTCCCAGTACGTTGCCGCCGCGAACATCATCGCGTAATTGATGCACCGCGCTCGATCACTTAGTTGTTCGTCTGAAATGCCTAAATATGGTGGTATACACAATAAAAATATTTACGCCATTAAGGGTATTTTCTCGTCGCACTGTAACACCCTTAAGGGCGTAAATATTTTTACACTGTAGGGACCTCAACGACGCATGCACGTATCGCAGGTTGGGACGACCTCGGCTACAGCTTCCTCATCGGCGGTGACGGGCGGGTGTACGTGTCCCGGGGCTGGGACCGCAGCGGAGCCCACACCAAGGGCCACAACGACGACGCGCTGGCAGCGGCGTTCATCGGCGACTTCTCGCGCCACCTGCCGACTCCTTGGGCGGTCGGGGCGCTCATTCGACTGCTAAACTGCGGCGTTGCCTTGGTACCGTATGCACGTGTTTCCATTAAAGCAAATGCGCTGAGAAGCTTTCTGTTTGTTTTTAAGCAAAAATCTCTGACTTTTCCGGCCGCAGGCGTGGTTGGTCGATGGTCGGTAGGTGGTCGGACTCGGCAAGGAAGAcgttcgctctctctttctctcccactcATTCTCTCGCTCGCTCGTTTGTTTGTTCGGGCTATTCGTTTACGCTGACAATAATTGGCAATGGTTTCcgcacttctttttttcgtcttctGGCTCTTTGGCCCGTTTTTGTAGCGGTCGGTGGTGGGGCATGTCTCGCGCAACCGAGTTGCGGGGGCGTGTTCGCCGTCGAACGTAAGCCATGTAGCTTTTTGAGACGCACGTGCTCACAAGCGAGAGCTTTGGGGCGTCTGAAGGCTTACATGCTGTGTTGGAGCACCCGGGAAGGACAGCCCTCCTCTTTTCCCACCACCCTCTCCCTCTGTGCTGATGGAGGGAGAGGAGGGCAACAGTCGCCTTTTACGCCGGCTCTCGCGACTCCGTAGACAACCCGCATGTGCTCAACCAGCGTATGTGTATATCCACCACGGGAGGTATTctataagagtccacctagtggactgttcatttcggccgttcctgattggctggggccgctcgtctcctgcTCGCTCgtgcagctgcatccaatcagcagcgggcgaaatggacagtccactaggtggactcttacagaataccgcccCTGTACTACACCGCTACACAAATGTTTAACGGCCCGGTTGTCTACGGAATTATACAGCGACACACCAAACGCCAACCAAATATTCTCGCTGCTACAAATATATGCCTTCGAATGCAACATCCCTTAAGAAGGAAGCTAAGCTTTCTAGAATCGTTCGGCTATTCGGTTTCGTTtgcaatcatcgtcgatggttgtTGCACAATTTTGTCTTCGGATGCAAATTATGGCGTAGAAATTTATCGATCCCTCctggacttcattagatcagcaaatattttttcattcatttaatcgtcTTTATTCGCCCGCATCCCATACCACTGTATGCCCCGAGCATTAACCTTCGcattaaataaagaaagcagtaCGCACCAGCAGAGAGAGACAACATATTAGGGAAGGCATATAAGTGGGCGGTGTGCACCGTTCTGCTACGAGAGTGCGGGTGCGGCTAGTTGGCGGACGTTCATCGGGGTATGATGTTTCATCGCGAGCGAAGCGGTGTCTTGTAATCCGATGTGTGGCCTCTTTTTGTGCATGTGGCGGTAGCTGTTGCGCTTCCTAAATCAATGACGAACAACCCTGCTGCTCTTCAAAGTTGGAAGAGGGTGAGCTACCACAACGTAACGTGATGATGAACGAAAGAAGGAATGCCTAGCACCTAAAGCAGGGGTTACACAGAACACAGCATACGAGAGGCAAAAAAGTTACATCAaggaaaacatggtttgagagtGCTCTCTATTCAGAGCTTGACGAAGTCAAACGTCTTCTAATGAGCTGCTAAATATAAGAGCATAAGAACCCGTTGGAAAGGCTACATGCTCTTCATGACATGCGTATAGCGTTATTAACGAAATCTTGAATGCACTGGCATCAAAATAGTCGAAGTGCATTGCTGTACACGTATTATGGCGCGTTTCGAAGAGTACGGAATGTCCAATAATCTCGCTATTAGGCCTCGACGTTAGACATGTACATTTGAACTTAGACCAGCTGAAGCTATAGTTAAAACGCAGTAATCGCCAAATTCTTTACAGGGCAAGATCCGTCCTGACTACACACTGCACGGACATCGAGACGCCAACTGCCGGACGTGTCCGGGGGATGCCCTGTACGCCTACATTTCTCGGTGGAGGCACTTCGGCGGGAAGCTTAAGAAGTACATCTGCGAAACGCCAGTTAAGCAGCAGTCCTCCACTGAACGTGTGTCGACGCAGAGGCTTATATATAGATAGCCCGCCGTTACCACGTTACCACGTGCTCCGCCTCGTGAGTCCCTTGAGTACGTCTCCTTGAATGGCACTAGCGAGTCCTAGCATAAGGACGCTGCTCTCCCACCATCGCcttcttttatatatattttttattgcgTGATGAGACATGACACACAAAAGGCTTCAAACAAGTTGATATGGACGAGTGCACGCCCTGAGTGAGTGTGGTGGAGCCAGTAGCGACAGCTGCGGGCGGGCAGGAGCAAATCTATCTGCAATGTGTCGAGAATGTGTCGCAGTTGTTTTCATCAAACAACACACAAGTTGATTAAACCTACCGTGAGAATTCTTTCTAAAAATTTTCGATGGTTTGCTACAAGTTCCAGAACATTTACGCCAGCCCCTGTGCGAACAAGCGAATCCGGAGAAGCTGTGACACTAACTAGAGCACGGCGCGCTATACATGCGAAAGAAATGCTTCAACGCAATTCTGTCGCATTGAACGCTAAATCgccgctgattttttttttttcaagcgtttAGCTTTCTCTTGGGAACTAAGCGCGATTTCATTGCGACTGTCTAACCATTTTCGTAGGCCGAATTCGAAAATAGTGCAGTGTAACACGGCGGTAAGGATTAAAGGGGAGTGTAGGGTGGCACCGTAGAGCGGTGGTACCGCACGGTGGTATTAAAGCGAGCGTCGTCGCGTTTTCCCCTCGTGACAGCGATAGCGTTTTGAGATGCTGTCGTTTGAGACGCTGCGCCTGCGGTCACGAACAACGCTACGTGGGTTTCCGAACTGCTCTTTCAGAACGGAGGTGCCTCAGGAACCCGTTGGGCTCCCACCTATGGGTACGAGGACCACCACCCGTCTAACGTATGGTGCAACACGTCGATAAGATAACTTCCAGGGCTAATCAGATGCCAGGCTATACTGAAGGCGTAACTTGTCCCTTATATCCCGTCGTCCGTGAAAAAGCCAACTGTAAATAACTTACGACTGACCTAACTTAGAATGCGCACCTTCGATATGGGATGCCGGTCGCATCACGCTAACCAATCGTttggaaaggaggaaagaaaaggaggaggaaagagaaaagtagaaggcagggaggtgatacaagaaggTTATAAAGGTGATAAAGTGATACAGGTGATAAAGAATTCAGAATCGGGTCAGCACGTTTTATCCAAAAGTAAATGCGACCACTTTGCCAGTGTTACAGGCACCCGACAGTCGCTCTAGACCTTTCCCAGTCTGGCCGCGCGATGGAAAATATC
The sequence above is drawn from the Dermacentor andersoni chromosome 7, qqDerAnde1_hic_scaffold, whole genome shotgun sequence genome and encodes:
- the LOC126534470 gene encoding peptidoglycan recognition protein 3-like isoform X1 — its product is MVRGPVAAVVIAVVVLGSAAPGLAGSWWHPWVPMHRIRVMLACSGIRFVSRFQWGARHPKTQNRLKVQPVPRFFVHHTEGPECFNYWSCSERMRHWQNFHMDTRGWDDLGYSFLIGGDGRVYVSRGWDRSGAHTKGHNDDALAAAFIGDFSRHLPTPWAVGALIRLLNCGVALGKIRPDYTLHGHRDANCRTCPGDALYAYISRWRHFGGKLKKYICETPVKQQSSTERAQRCPGVEIVSRSGWGARAPRNRAAMKNPRAQYVFIHHTTGSQCKDKAACSRLIRGHQNYHMDKNGWADIGYSFLVGGDGRVYEGRGWGRVGAHTRGYNSNGIAISFVGDFTKSTPNNGMLNAAKNLIACGVKEGKINPKYPLHGHRDANCTACPGNRLYDIIKKWTRYGGRLKNFAC